The Actinomycetota bacterium genome has a window encoding:
- a CDS encoding S-methyl-5'-thioadenosine phosphorylase: protein MTLPQADVGVFGGSGFYRFLDDPVEVAVQTPFGPPSALLHAGSIDDVQVAFLARHGPHHETPAHRVNYRANVWAMRRLGVRRLLSPCAVGSLRRDVHPGEFVVCDQLVDRTAGREATFFDGPLVNSISFADPYCSELRSVVVDAARAEGITAHDGGTVVVIQGPRFSTRAESRWFQSAGWDVINMTQYPEAALARELGICFANISLVTDYDAGVEDDDNVAAVDMDTVLRVMNDNVDKVRSLLMRAIPAVPTERACACGVGALDPGSFAD, encoded by the coding sequence GTGACACTGCCTCAGGCCGACGTGGGCGTGTTCGGCGGATCGGGCTTCTACCGCTTCCTCGACGACCCCGTCGAGGTGGCCGTTCAAACACCCTTCGGGCCTCCGTCGGCGCTGTTGCACGCCGGTTCGATCGACGACGTACAGGTCGCGTTCCTGGCTCGCCACGGGCCGCACCACGAGACGCCAGCCCACCGCGTCAACTACCGCGCCAACGTGTGGGCCATGCGCCGGCTCGGCGTGCGCCGTCTGCTGAGCCCGTGCGCGGTCGGGTCCCTGCGCCGCGACGTGCACCCCGGTGAGTTCGTCGTCTGCGACCAGCTGGTCGACCGCACAGCCGGTCGCGAGGCGACGTTCTTCGACGGCCCGCTCGTGAACTCCATCTCCTTCGCCGACCCCTACTGCTCCGAGCTGCGCTCCGTCGTGGTCGATGCCGCACGCGCTGAGGGCATCACCGCCCACGACGGTGGCACGGTCGTCGTCATCCAGGGGCCCCGCTTCTCCACCCGAGCCGAGTCACGCTGGTTCCAGTCGGCGGGCTGGGACGTGATCAACATGACGCAGTACCCCGAGGCGGCGCTCGCGCGTGAGCTCGGTATCTGCTTCGCCAACATCAGCCTGGTGACGGACTACGACGCCGGCGTCGAGGACGACGACAATGTCGCCGCGGTCGACATGGACACCGTCCTGCGGGTGATGAACGACAACGTCGACAAGGTGCGCAGCCTGCTCATGCGCGCCATCCCCGCGGTCCCCACGGAGCGCGCCTGTGCGTGCGGCGTCGGCGCGCTCGACCCCGGATCCTTCGCGGACTGA
- the cpaB gene encoding Flp pilus assembly protein CpaB, translated as MRLRRVTRSPVAYWLAVIVLAAATALFVFRLVDATETLRARFGTRRPVAVAVDEVGVGHVLTGDDVVVREVPTTFVPAGAATSAGAVVGRTVVVALFAGEAVLESHLAPAGVHGLGAHLTPGRRAMAVPVGAAAPAVRAGDAVDVLATLEGEKTFAVAEGATVLAVGADAVTVALSIDETSGVADAIARGAVTLAVRSPVENPSR; from the coding sequence ATGCGCCTGCGCCGCGTCACTCGTTCGCCGGTTGCCTACTGGCTCGCTGTCATCGTGCTGGCCGCGGCCACCGCGCTGTTCGTGTTCCGTCTCGTCGACGCGACGGAGACCCTCCGCGCCCGGTTCGGCACGCGTCGTCCGGTCGCCGTCGCCGTCGATGAGGTCGGGGTCGGCCACGTGCTCACGGGCGACGACGTCGTAGTGCGGGAGGTGCCGACCACCTTCGTCCCGGCGGGCGCGGCCACCTCTGCCGGTGCCGTGGTGGGCCGCACGGTAGTGGTGGCGCTCTTCGCGGGAGAGGCCGTGCTCGAGTCGCACCTGGCGCCCGCGGGTGTCCACGGCCTCGGCGCTCATCTCACGCCGGGCCGGCGGGCGATGGCCGTCCCGGTCGGCGCCGCCGCCCCCGCGGTGCGCGCCGGCGACGCGGTCGACGTGCTGGCCACGCTCGAGGGTGAGAAGACGTTCGCGGTCGCCGAGGGGGCGACCGTGCTCGCGGTCGGCGCCGACGCGGTCACCGTCGCGCTCTCCATCGACGAGACGAGCGGGGTGGCCGATGCGATCGCGCGTGGCGCGGTGACGCTGGCCGTCAGGTCGCCGGTCGAAAACCCGTCACGATGA
- a CDS encoding undecaprenyl-diphosphate phosphatase: protein MPCAAERSSAISTTARANGGRASSPRPKASDMFAVAAPQIPVAHAIVLGLTQGLSEFLPISSSGHLILVPWLFAWHELDAFPELKKTFDVALHLGTLFAVLVYFWGDLKAFVPAGLRAIARRGAVSHEERLPFLLVVSALPGFVLGALLDSFIEKSLSQPWLVAVMLIIFGVVLLIADRAATNREEGDFHLSEASLMGLGQAAALQPGVSRSGATMTVGRLLGFDRDAAARISFLMSLPVTAGALVYKGAKLMADGGLPHGTGPAFFWGVVTSAITGLVAIHFLLRLLRTRSFAPFVVYRLMAGAAVLLLIVTGFRPAT from the coding sequence ATGCCATGCGCGGCGGAGCGGTCGTCGGCCATCAGTACGACCGCGCGCGCGAATGGCGGCCGCGCATCGTCCCCTCGACCAAAGGCATCTGACATGTTCGCGGTGGCCGCCCCGCAGATCCCGGTCGCGCACGCGATCGTGCTCGGCCTCACTCAGGGTCTGTCGGAGTTCCTCCCGATCTCCTCGAGCGGGCACCTGATCCTCGTGCCCTGGCTCTTCGCGTGGCACGAGCTCGACGCGTTCCCCGAGCTGAAGAAGACCTTCGACGTGGCGCTTCACCTCGGGACGCTGTTCGCCGTGCTCGTGTACTTCTGGGGTGACCTCAAGGCGTTCGTCCCGGCCGGCCTGCGCGCCATCGCGCGCCGCGGAGCCGTGAGCCACGAGGAGCGGCTCCCTTTCCTGCTCGTGGTGTCGGCGCTGCCCGGCTTCGTGCTCGGTGCGCTGCTCGACTCGTTCATCGAGAAGAGCCTGAGCCAGCCGTGGCTGGTGGCGGTGATGCTGATCATCTTCGGCGTCGTGCTCCTCATCGCGGACCGCGCCGCGACGAACAGGGAGGAGGGGGACTTCCACCTGAGCGAGGCGTCGCTCATGGGGCTCGGGCAGGCGGCGGCGCTGCAGCCGGGTGTCTCGCGTTCGGGGGCGACGATGACCGTGGGGCGCCTGCTCGGCTTCGATCGCGATGCAGCCGCGCGCATCTCGTTCCTCATGAGCCTGCCCGTCACCGCGGGAGCGCTCGTCTACAAGGGCGCCAAGTTGATGGCCGACGGCGGGCTGCCCCACGGCACCGGCCCGGCGTTCTTCTGGGGTGTGGTGACCTCCGCGATCACCGGGCTGGTGGCCATCCACTTCCTGCTCAGGCTGTTGCGTACCCGCTCGTTCGCGCCCTTCGTCGTGTACCGGTTGATGGCGGGGGCGGCGGTGCTCCTGCTCATCGTGACGGGTTTTCGACCGGCGACCTGA
- a CDS encoding PHP domain-containing protein, whose translation MPAAADTHPHLAAPRRPGQVRVDFHLHTMWSGDATTTPDELDEAVRAAEIDVLCITDHGTVNGARELAQTNKLPCRVIVGQELRTWAGEVIGLFLSERLPYGLKPDETVERIRAQGGLVYIPHPFDPTRHCLRASVLDDLVAARAVDAIEVFNAKTSLSHLNEQARAYAEAHDLPGGAGSDAHEPSAVGAAYLEMPDFDGPADFLDAMRGGAVVGHQYDRAREWRPRIVPSTKGI comes from the coding sequence GTGCCCGCGGCAGCCGACACCCATCCGCACCTGGCCGCGCCGCGCCGTCCCGGACAGGTGCGGGTCGACTTCCACCTGCACACGATGTGGTCCGGCGACGCCACCACGACGCCCGACGAGCTCGACGAGGCCGTCCGCGCGGCCGAGATCGACGTGCTGTGCATCACCGATCACGGCACGGTGAACGGCGCGCGCGAGCTCGCGCAGACGAACAAGCTGCCGTGTCGCGTGATCGTGGGCCAGGAGCTGCGCACATGGGCGGGTGAGGTGATCGGCCTGTTCCTCTCGGAGCGTCTCCCGTATGGCTTGAAGCCCGACGAGACCGTCGAGCGCATCCGTGCGCAGGGCGGGCTGGTGTACATCCCGCACCCCTTCGACCCCACCCGCCACTGCCTGCGCGCGAGCGTGCTCGACGACCTCGTCGCGGCGCGGGCGGTCGACGCGATCGAGGTGTTCAACGCCAAGACGTCGTTGTCGCACCTCAACGAGCAGGCCCGCGCCTACGCCGAGGCGCACGACCTGCCCGGCGGCGCGGGCAGCGACGCCCACGAACCGTCGGCGGTGGGCGCGGCCTACCTCGAGATGCCCGACTTCGACGGTCCGGCGGATTTCCTCGATGCCATGCGCGGCGGAGCGGTCGTCGGCCATCAGTACGACCGCGCGCGCGAATGGCGGCCGCGCATCGTCCCCTCGACCAAAGGCATCTGA
- a CDS encoding 2TM domain-containing protein translates to MMCGRARRDFSEFDETDVDANEAQARRERGVMRHASRVGTIVVVCLAIWLLTGAGYFWPGWVLAFGVLRIGMHASAVYGRPLRGADADY, encoded by the coding sequence GTGATGTGCGGTCGCGCTCGACGGGACTTCTCAGAGTTCGACGAGACCGACGTCGACGCCAACGAGGCGCAGGCACGACGGGAGCGCGGCGTGATGCGCCACGCCAGCCGGGTCGGGACGATCGTCGTCGTCTGCCTGGCAATCTGGCTGCTCACCGGTGCGGGGTACTTCTGGCCCGGTTGGGTGCTGGCGTTCGGCGTCCTGCGGATCGGTATGCACGCGAGCGCCGTCTACGGGCGTCCGTTGCGCGGCGCCGACGCCGATTACTGA
- a CDS encoding TldD/PmbA family protein, with protein MTELLDLAERVAGWTREGEQVEAYVARTHDTSVRVYDGDVESLSSAQTEGIGVRVIAGQRQGFAYAGSLDETSLRETLDDARDNAGFGTVDEFLGLPAPDGVPAAELDLFRVELAAFPTDRKVQLAIELDRVVRAADPRIRGVETAEYGDASIEAAIASSTGVRAHARRTTCSLYAYAIAGEGADTQTGFGWSIGRAPDDLDVSRAASMAAERATRLLGATKPASRRVTAVLDPMVTASFLGVLSGALSGESVLKGRSMFAGREGEQVAVVGLTLTDDPTNPEARGASCYDAEGLATRRNVLIENGVLQGFVQNAYTARRAGAASTGSAVRGGFKTTPGVGTRALALVPGTRTQQELLSDIGDGLLVLSVQGLHSGANPVSGDFSVGCEGLVVRDGVAAEPVREATIASTLQRMLHDVVGVGSDLEWLPGGAAGLSLAIRDVTLSGA; from the coding sequence ATGACCGAGCTGCTCGACTTGGCTGAGCGGGTGGCGGGGTGGACGCGTGAGGGGGAGCAGGTCGAGGCGTACGTCGCTCGCACCCACGACACCAGCGTGCGCGTGTACGACGGCGACGTAGAGTCGCTGTCCTCCGCGCAGACCGAAGGCATAGGGGTTCGCGTCATCGCCGGGCAGCGGCAGGGCTTCGCGTACGCCGGCTCGCTCGACGAGACGTCGCTGCGCGAGACCCTCGATGACGCCCGCGACAACGCGGGCTTCGGCACGGTCGACGAGTTCCTGGGCCTGCCCGCTCCCGACGGGGTACCGGCGGCCGAGCTCGACCTCTTCCGCGTGGAGTTGGCGGCGTTTCCCACCGACCGGAAGGTGCAGCTCGCGATCGAGCTCGACCGCGTCGTGCGCGCCGCCGACCCCCGCATCCGAGGGGTCGAGACCGCGGAGTACGGCGACGCATCGATCGAGGCGGCGATCGCGTCCAGCACGGGCGTCCGCGCACACGCCCGACGCACCACGTGCTCGCTCTACGCGTACGCCATCGCAGGAGAAGGCGCGGACACCCAGACGGGTTTCGGCTGGTCGATCGGCCGCGCGCCCGACGACCTCGACGTGAGCCGCGCCGCGTCCATGGCGGCCGAACGGGCCACCCGCCTGCTCGGCGCCACCAAGCCGGCGTCGCGGCGAGTCACCGCGGTGCTCGACCCGATGGTCACGGCGTCGTTCCTCGGTGTCCTGTCGGGCGCGCTGTCGGGCGAATCGGTGCTCAAGGGCCGCTCCATGTTCGCCGGACGCGAAGGCGAGCAGGTCGCCGTGGTGGGGCTCACCCTCACCGACGACCCGACCAATCCCGAGGCACGGGGCGCCAGCTGCTACGACGCCGAGGGCCTGGCCACCCGGCGCAACGTCCTCATCGAGAACGGCGTGTTGCAGGGTTTCGTGCAGAACGCCTACACGGCCCGGCGTGCGGGCGCGGCGTCGACCGGCTCGGCGGTGCGCGGGGGCTTCAAGACCACACCGGGCGTCGGCACCCGGGCGCTCGCGCTCGTGCCCGGCACGCGCACCCAACAGGAGCTCCTCTCCGACATCGGAGACGGCTTGCTCGTGCTCTCGGTGCAGGGTCTGCACTCCGGCGCCAACCCGGTGAGCGGCGACTTCTCCGTGGGTTGCGAAGGACTCGTGGTGCGTGACGGTGTCGCCGCCGAGCCGGTGCGCGAGGCGACGATCGCGTCGACGCTCCAGCGCATGCTGCACGACGTCGTCGGGGTGGGGTCCGATCTCGAGTGGCTGCCGGGTGGCGCGGCGGGGTTGAGCCTCGCGATCCGCGACGTCACGCTCAGCGGCGCCTGA
- a CDS encoding TldD/PmbA family protein: protein MIEDNVVQRVLAVALRTGGDFAEVFAEDKRLSSGHLDDGRVEELTSGLDRGAGIRVVRGDTTGFAHTADLSETGLRGAAEAAAAAARAGGGGVHEVALQPRADRQAHPIAEYPADVPKARKVELLQRADAAARAEGSSIRQVSASYADSRRRILVANSDGLHTTDDQVRTRFMVQCVAAGDTGMQTGLEAPGRTIGFELFAEVDVDEVARTAARRALDMLKARPAPSGKLPVVLKAGAGGVLFHEACGHGLEADLVNRDASVFRGRVGERVASPLVTLVDDGTYGREWGTYAIDDEGHVAQRNTLIENGVLTDYMWDFLRARKEGRASSGNGRRQTYQHLPMVRMTNTYVLDGADDPEEIIRQTPYGIYCVALGGGSVNTATGDFVFGMTEAYLIENGEVTDPVRAANLIGNGPDVLQAVDAVGNDFLTWTGTCGKDGQSVPVSAGQPTLRVASMTVGGTAA, encoded by the coding sequence GTGATCGAAGACAACGTCGTCCAGCGCGTCCTCGCGGTGGCTCTGCGCACGGGCGGCGACTTCGCCGAGGTGTTCGCGGAGGACAAGCGGCTCTCGTCCGGTCATCTCGACGACGGTCGCGTCGAGGAGCTGACCTCGGGCCTCGACCGCGGCGCCGGCATCCGCGTGGTGCGAGGCGACACGACCGGGTTCGCCCACACCGCCGACCTCTCCGAGACGGGGCTGCGGGGCGCGGCGGAGGCGGCCGCTGCCGCGGCCCGCGCCGGCGGCGGGGGAGTGCACGAGGTGGCGCTGCAGCCGCGCGCCGACCGGCAGGCCCACCCGATCGCGGAGTACCCGGCCGACGTCCCCAAGGCGCGCAAGGTCGAGCTGCTCCAGCGGGCGGACGCGGCGGCGCGCGCCGAGGGCAGCTCGATCCGTCAGGTGAGCGCGTCCTACGCCGACAGCCGCCGGCGCATCCTGGTGGCCAACAGCGACGGCCTGCACACCACTGACGACCAGGTCCGTACGCGCTTCATGGTCCAGTGCGTCGCCGCGGGAGACACGGGGATGCAGACCGGGCTCGAGGCGCCCGGGCGCACGATCGGCTTCGAGCTGTTCGCCGAGGTCGACGTCGACGAGGTGGCGCGCACGGCGGCGCGCCGCGCCCTCGACATGCTGAAGGCGCGCCCGGCGCCGAGCGGCAAGCTGCCCGTCGTCCTCAAGGCGGGCGCGGGCGGGGTGCTCTTCCACGAAGCGTGCGGCCACGGTCTCGAGGCCGACCTCGTGAATCGTGACGCATCGGTGTTTCGTGGCCGCGTCGGAGAGCGCGTGGCGAGCCCGCTCGTCACGCTCGTCGACGATGGCACCTACGGCCGCGAGTGGGGCACCTACGCCATCGACGACGAAGGGCATGTCGCGCAGCGCAACACGCTCATCGAGAACGGCGTGCTGACCGACTACATGTGGGACTTCCTGCGCGCCCGCAAGGAGGGCCGCGCCTCGTCGGGCAACGGGCGGCGCCAGACGTACCAACACCTGCCGATGGTGCGCATGACGAACACCTACGTGCTCGACGGCGCCGACGACCCGGAGGAGATCATCCGGCAGACGCCGTACGGCATCTACTGCGTGGCGCTGGGTGGCGGGTCGGTCAACACCGCGACGGGCGACTTCGTGTTCGGAATGACCGAGGCCTACCTGATCGAGAACGGCGAGGTCACCGATCCTGTGCGGGCGGCAAACCTCATCGGCAACGGGCCCGACGTGCTGCAGGCCGTCGACGCCGTTGGCAACGACTTCCTCACGTGGACGGGAACGTGCGGCAAGGACGGCCAGTCGGTGCCGGTGTCCGCCGGCCAACCCACCCTGCGCGTCGCGAGCATGACCGTCGGGGGCACCGCGGCATGA
- a CDS encoding thioesterase: MLGTPRVVALVEEASVAAIAGRLAPHVTSVGMRVQLDHLIPVPVGVTVRAEATLERVEGRRLSFTVSVNNDRGLVAAGKLTRVLVNRERFLEKAQ, from the coding sequence ATGCTCGGCACCCCCCGGGTCGTGGCCCTGGTCGAGGAAGCGAGCGTCGCCGCCATCGCCGGCCGGCTCGCGCCCCACGTCACGAGCGTCGGGATGCGCGTGCAGCTCGACCACCTCATCCCCGTTCCCGTCGGCGTCACCGTGCGGGCCGAGGCGACGCTCGAGCGGGTCGAGGGCCGGCGCCTCAGCTTCACCGTGTCGGTCAACAACGACCGGGGGCTGGTGGCCGCGGGCAAGCTCACGCGCGTGCTCGTCAACCGCGAGCGGTTCCTCGAAAAGGCTCAGTAA
- a CDS encoding acetolactate synthase gives MVGGAELVPRGRGVTQLPGTHLEGHGGQLVAATLGAFGVREIFTLSGGHIFSIYDGCVKAGIRIVDVRHEQTATFAAEGFAKLTRRPGVAVLTAGPGVTNGVSAVTTAHFNGSPLVVLGGRAPQARWGAGSLQEFDHVPVVASITKVARTVTSTGQIAKELHEAVTLALTPHRGPVFLDFPLDVVFASDASDVPDGVVPAGPEPDADDVSRAAALVASAERPVLVAGGDVWADGAWEALRRCVESLRVPTFVNGQGRGCLPADHELAFARTRSFLKQADVVVVVGTPLDFRLSFGSFGAAQVVHVVDHPDSRAGHVDAAVSPAGDLSTILDGMASHTGARADHEAWIAKLRDEETARREAERAELEADTDPIHPARVYGELRARLARDAVVIGDGGDFVSYAGKLIDSFEPGCWMDPGPYGCLGTGLGYAIAARVAHPDRQVVLLQGDGAIGFNGMDYDTLVRHDLPVVAIVGNNGIWGLEKHPMQAIYGYDVAADLQSGCRYDRVVEGLGGAGETVERPADLGPALDRAFAAGVPYLVNVLTDPAIAYPRTSNLA, from the coding sequence ATGGTGGGCGGTGCTGAGCTCGTTCCTCGAGGACGTGGTGTGACGCAGTTGCCTGGCACGCACCTCGAGGGCCACGGCGGCCAGCTCGTCGCCGCCACGCTCGGCGCCTTCGGCGTGCGCGAGATCTTCACGCTGTCGGGTGGCCACATCTTCTCCATCTACGACGGGTGCGTGAAGGCCGGCATCCGCATCGTCGACGTCCGCCACGAGCAGACGGCGACGTTCGCGGCCGAGGGCTTCGCCAAGCTCACACGCCGACCCGGTGTGGCGGTGCTCACCGCAGGGCCGGGTGTCACCAACGGTGTCAGCGCGGTCACGACCGCGCACTTCAACGGGTCGCCGCTGGTGGTGCTCGGCGGCCGCGCCCCGCAGGCTCGTTGGGGCGCGGGGTCGCTGCAGGAGTTCGACCACGTGCCGGTGGTGGCCTCGATCACCAAGGTGGCGCGCACCGTGACGTCGACCGGTCAGATCGCCAAGGAGCTGCACGAGGCGGTCACCCTCGCGCTCACTCCCCACCGCGGGCCCGTGTTCCTCGACTTCCCGCTCGACGTCGTGTTCGCGAGCGACGCGTCCGACGTGCCCGACGGTGTGGTGCCCGCCGGCCCCGAGCCCGACGCCGACGACGTTTCCCGCGCCGCGGCCCTCGTCGCGAGCGCCGAGCGCCCGGTGCTGGTGGCGGGGGGCGACGTGTGGGCCGATGGCGCGTGGGAGGCGCTGCGACGGTGTGTCGAGTCGCTACGGGTGCCGACGTTCGTCAACGGCCAGGGGCGCGGGTGCCTGCCCGCCGATCACGAGCTGGCGTTCGCGCGTACCCGAAGCTTCCTCAAGCAGGCCGACGTGGTGGTCGTCGTCGGCACTCCGCTCGACTTCCGGCTGTCGTTCGGCTCGTTCGGCGCCGCCCAGGTCGTGCACGTCGTCGACCACCCCGACAGCCGCGCCGGCCACGTCGACGCGGCGGTGTCACCCGCCGGCGACCTCTCGACCATCCTCGACGGGATGGCTTCCCACACCGGCGCGCGAGCGGACCACGAAGCCTGGATCGCAAAGCTCCGCGACGAGGAGACGGCACGGCGTGAGGCCGAGCGGGCCGAGCTCGAAGCCGACACCGACCCGATCCACCCGGCACGCGTCTACGGCGAGCTGCGCGCGCGCCTGGCGCGCGACGCGGTGGTGATCGGCGACGGCGGCGACTTCGTGTCGTACGCAGGCAAGCTGATCGACTCCTTCGAGCCCGGTTGCTGGATGGACCCGGGGCCCTACGGCTGCCTCGGCACCGGGCTGGGCTACGCGATCGCGGCTCGTGTCGCGCATCCAGACCGGCAGGTCGTGCTGCTGCAGGGCGACGGCGCGATCGGCTTCAACGGCATGGACTACGACACGCTCGTCCGCCACGACCTTCCGGTCGTCGCCATCGTGGGCAACAACGGCATCTGGGGTCTCGAGAAGCATCCGATGCAGGCGATCTACGGCTACGACGTCGCCGCCGACCTCCAGTCCGGGTGCCGCTACGACCGTGTGGTCGAGGGCCTCGGCGGCGCAGGTGAGACCGTCGAGCGGCCCGCCGACCTCGGCCCCGCCCTCGATCGCGCGTTCGCCGCGGGTGTGCCCTACCTCGTCAACGTGCTCACCGACCCCGCGATCGCCTACCCGCGCACGTCCAACCTCGCCTGA
- a CDS encoding alpha/beta hydrolase, which yields MATNAREVRLGDVRLTIAEAGVGGRPILLVHGFTGAKEDFTDFLEPLAERGWHAVAPDLRGHGVSDHPGDEASYSLEIIAADLLALADALGWESFVLLGHSMGGMVAQQLLLARPERVDALALMDTTHGPIDWVEPDTRELAAAIVREQGIPALMEALKLLRDEDPLMTPAFLRLLHEKPGYSEFCDAKLLASSPAMWLSMSESLLSQPDRLDRLADVDLPTLLIVGEQDTPFVAHAERMAKTIPGARLAIIPEAGHSPQFENTDAWWAVLSSFLEDVV from the coding sequence ATGGCGACGAATGCGAGAGAGGTCCGGCTCGGCGACGTGCGGTTGACGATCGCGGAGGCGGGCGTCGGCGGTCGGCCGATCCTGCTGGTGCACGGCTTCACGGGGGCCAAGGAGGACTTCACCGACTTCCTCGAGCCCTTGGCCGAGCGCGGATGGCATGCAGTCGCCCCCGACCTGCGCGGCCACGGGGTGAGCGATCATCCCGGCGACGAGGCGAGCTACTCGCTCGAGATCATCGCGGCCGACCTGCTGGCACTCGCGGATGCGCTCGGGTGGGAGAGCTTCGTCCTGCTGGGCCACTCGATGGGTGGGATGGTCGCCCAGCAATTGCTGCTCGCCCGGCCCGAGCGGGTGGACGCGCTCGCGCTGATGGACACGACCCACGGCCCGATCGACTGGGTCGAGCCGGACACGCGCGAGCTCGCCGCTGCGATCGTCCGCGAGCAGGGCATCCCGGCGTTGATGGAGGCGCTGAAGCTCCTGCGCGACGAGGACCCGCTCATGACACCGGCCTTCCTGCGACTGCTCCACGAGAAGCCCGGCTACAGCGAGTTCTGCGACGCCAAGCTGCTCGCGTCCTCTCCGGCCATGTGGCTGTCGATGTCGGAGTCCCTGCTCAGCCAACCCGACCGCCTCGACCGGCTGGCCGACGTCGACCTGCCGACGCTGCTGATCGTCGGCGAGCAGGACACACCGTTCGTCGCCCATGCGGAGCGCATGGCGAAGACGATCCCCGGCGCCCGGCTGGCGATCATTCCCGAGGCCGGGCACTCGCCGCAGTTCGAGAACACCGACGCATGGTGGGCGGTGCTGAGCTCGTTCCTCGAGGACGTGGTGTGA
- a CDS encoding flippase-like domain-containing protein, with the protein MLAYLLTRLDISSLLPRHQASTLTWVIAGLLVTGASVVLSTLRWQRVLAALEIPARLPTLLGHYLAGLFVGNFLPSTIGGDVLRVTRLSVENGEPPPTFASVVLERLSGWIVLPVMTLVAMALQPALLHKGSATRVAVALAAGTLVLLAGIVLVAAHPRLLGRHADNPGWLRFVGAVHLGVDRFRHHPAAAAGVLAAGFVYQFTVVLAAWTAAEALGIDIGLTVLLAFFPVVAIAQVLPVTFSGLGVREGALVLFLHPFDVTQAQAIALGLLFYAMNLAVSLLGAPAFAVGARARSVPAPS; encoded by the coding sequence ATGCTGGCGTACCTCCTGACGCGTCTCGACATCTCCTCGCTGCTGCCCCGTCATCAGGCGTCGACGCTCACGTGGGTGATCGCGGGCCTCCTCGTCACCGGCGCCTCGGTCGTCCTCTCGACGCTGCGCTGGCAACGGGTGCTCGCCGCGCTCGAGATCCCCGCCCGGCTGCCGACGCTGCTCGGGCACTACCTCGCGGGTCTCTTCGTCGGGAACTTCCTGCCCTCGACGATCGGAGGCGACGTGCTGCGTGTCACACGCCTGTCCGTGGAGAACGGTGAGCCGCCCCCGACGTTCGCGTCGGTCGTGCTCGAGCGCCTGAGCGGTTGGATCGTCCTGCCCGTGATGACGCTGGTCGCGATGGCCCTGCAGCCCGCGCTGCTGCACAAGGGCAGCGCGACCCGGGTGGCCGTCGCTCTCGCGGCGGGCACGCTGGTGCTGCTCGCCGGCATCGTGCTCGTTGCCGCCCATCCGCGGCTCCTCGGGCGCCACGCCGACAACCCGGGCTGGCTGCGCTTCGTCGGCGCGGTTCACCTGGGCGTCGACCGCTTCCGCCACCATCCCGCAGCCGCGGCCGGCGTGCTGGCCGCCGGCTTCGTGTACCAGTTCACCGTCGTCCTCGCCGCCTGGACGGCAGCCGAGGCGCTCGGCATCGACATCGGACTCACCGTCCTGCTCGCGTTCTTCCCGGTCGTGGCCATCGCCCAGGTGCTGCCCGTCACGTTCAGTGGGCTCGGGGTGCGCGAAGGTGCACTGGTGCTCTTCCTGCACCCGTTCGACGTCACCCAGGCCCAGGCCATCGCCCTCGGACTGCTCTTCTATGCCATGAACCTGGCCGTGAGCCTGCTCGGCGCCCCCGCGTTCGCGGTCGGTGCGCGGGCCAGGTCGGTTCCGGCTCCCTCGTGA
- a CDS encoding phosphatase PAP2 family protein → MRRALGLRWWREVLYIIAFYIVYSVVRNLQGSASVSKAHALSHARSVIDVERWLHIFNERSVQKAFLDYHGFIEFWNLFYGTFHFFVTIGALLWLFRRFPERYQRWRNALACTTAVALVGFALYPLLPPRLLPGSFRFVDTLHVYGSLWSFDSGAMHKISNQYAAMPSLHFGWSAWCALVFISTVPRTWMKVLIAFYPLATTFSIVVTANHYWLDAVGGAVALSIGYGMGVVITNAQARRRPVLRPVDT, encoded by the coding sequence ATGCGACGAGCGCTCGGCCTGCGCTGGTGGCGCGAGGTCCTCTACATCATCGCGTTCTACATCGTCTACTCGGTCGTGCGGAACCTGCAGGGATCAGCGTCGGTTTCAAAGGCCCACGCGCTCAGCCACGCCCGCTCGGTCATCGATGTCGAGCGCTGGCTGCACATCTTCAACGAGCGTTCGGTGCAGAAGGCGTTCCTCGACTACCACGGCTTCATCGAGTTCTGGAACCTCTTCTACGGCACCTTCCACTTCTTCGTCACCATCGGCGCGCTGCTCTGGCTCTTCCGCCGGTTCCCTGAGCGCTACCAGAGGTGGCGCAACGCACTGGCATGCACGACCGCGGTGGCGCTGGTCGGCTTCGCGCTCTATCCGCTCCTGCCTCCTCGCCTGCTGCCCGGGTCGTTCCGCTTCGTCGACACGCTCCACGTCTACGGCAGCCTCTGGTCGTTCGATTCAGGCGCGATGCACAAGATCTCCAACCAGTACGCAGCGATGCCGAGCCTGCACTTCGGCTGGTCCGCATGGTGCGCCCTCGTCTTCATCTCCACGGTGCCCCGCACCTGGATGAAGGTGCTCATCGCGTTCTATCCGCTCGCCACCACGTTCTCGATCGTCGTCACCGCCAACCACTACTGGCTCGACGCGGTGGGCGGCGCCGTCGCGCTCTCCATCGGCTACGGCATGGGCGTCGTCATCACCAACGCGCAGGCCCGCCGTCGGCCCGTGCTTCGGCCCGTCGACACCTGA